The genome window CCAGCTTTGAAGAATCAAGGGGATTTTTTGCGTATTTCTTTGCAGGGATAAGAGTTCAAGATTCAGAGACAAAAAGGTAGTGCAACTTAAATTACAGAATGCTAATACATAGGAGGCACCGGCTAGAACTGAACCATGATTAAGAGCTATCCATACGGATTTGGAACTTGACGTTTAGGCACGAAGGATCTAGTTCTATACAACGAAGGTCCTCCAAAAGCTGATGGGCAATATTTCGAATGGAACCCAATCCATTTGCAAAGCTCTTTTTCAACAAAGAACCTTTTTCAATGAGTTGATTAATGAAATGGGCTATTTGTAATAATAGGTAAAAGTTTTTCATGGCTCTCTCGTTTGTCGAGTAGAGGTGTTCTAGCCGGTAGCCTCCGTTCTTCTGCATATTAAATCCTTGATTCTCAATTTTCCATCGCAGCCTCCCGCCGTAATTGGCTATTTGTTGATGGTTTTTCTGCGTAATCGGAATATCCGTTAACCAAACATATTTTGTTTTTTTGCCATTTCTCTTATCTTCATCACACTCCAAAACATGAAAGATTCTATCTTCACTATAATGCTCTAAAGGGCTTACCCATGCATAATGTTGGATTATTCCTTCCTTAAATCTTAGTTTAGATTTGTTCTCCGGATGCAGTTTCTTTATCCTCCCGTACCAGTCATAAACATCCGGCATTGATCCTTTCTTAAACGTAATCACGTAACTCCAACGATTCTGTTTACATAGATCCATCACCGGCCTGTTCGCATACAAGCTATCCATTGATAGACATATCTTTAACTGAGGATATGTCTTTTTTAACCGTTTTGCTAATCGGAAAAAAGCATTGTATTCACAGTCCTGTTTCTTTTTATCAGGCTGTTTTTCTATGAACTCTGTCTCCAAACTGAGCGAAAGTCCGTTATAAAATATCAGCTTTGCTTCCAATACATGATGATAGTAAATCTTCACTCCCGGCCGTATCTCTTTGACCAGACATTTCTCGCAATGCTTTTCTTTAAACCAATATTGTCCCGTTCCATCTATCGCTACCAACCAGTATCTTCCTAATAATCTATATTGCTCTAAACATCTCATCCTTAATATTCTTTTTACCATTTTTTCTCTAAGACCGGACAACGCTTCCGGCTGCACCCGGCTCATACTGTATTTTAATGTATCTCCATGAGGCACATTCTCACACTCTGCTTGCCCCAAATAATTCAGGTGTTTTAAAAATCTATCGCTTTTAAACCGCCATGTGACCTGTCGCCGTGATTCTACTTTCGTCAGAAACATTAAACATCCTAACCAGATAATTAATGGTAACGGATAGGTGATCTTGGTGGGATCTCTTGGATCAGGGATACTCTTCATCCATTCATGTATCTTAGGGAAAAAAATGATGCACTGTCTTATGAAAGATCTTTTGCATCTTATACCTCTTTCTTCTTATAATTGTTTTTTTTCTTTAAACTTCTTGTCTCTCACATACCCCCTTAAGATTTGTCTTTGTATTTCGTTCATCTGTTTCATAACCTTTCTTATCCTTTTATATTCCCTTATCCACTCCCGTGTCTCTGCCAACATGTCCTTTGGGACATATATCGTATGCGTCTTCTTATTTTCCTTCCATGTGAGATAATATGTTGGATGTCTCTTGCCTTTAGCACATGCACAGTTAGGATACCCGCATACTCTTCCTACCAGCACTAAGCTGCTACTCCCCAAAAACGGTGTTGGCCCCCCTAATTTTTTAAGTAGGGTTTCCCTTCTCTTCTTATAATAGTTAATAGACATTTTTTGCTTCATATAGGTTAAGTATATCAACTCACCCGATTTTGTCAACAAAAATCTTCTTGCGAAGAAATATTTTTTGACAGTTTATCCATTGTGCGCCAGAACAGCGCATATATGCCTGCTTAGACAGATTTATAGGTGCGAAGAATTATTGATTCTTCAGAGCTGAGATTTTTGTGGTTGGGGAATTATGAAATGAAAAACGTCTACTTTAAATTTTAAATCTGCAGGGATAAAAAACAAGGCGGAGAGTTCCTTACCGGCCATTACCAATTCCTGCAAACAAAAAAGGCCTATTTTGGGCACATATTCATTTTAATAATTTATGCGTGGTTGTAAGTTGCTGCAATAGAAAAGCTTATTAGTAGATAAAAATAATGGCGGAGGAGGTAGGATTCGAACCCACGGTACCGTTAAGTACAACGGTTTTCAAGACCGCCGCTTTCAACCACTCAGCCACTCCTCCGAATAGCTATACTGCACTACTTATCAATGTGTTACAATTATCTATACTCTTTATTTCGCTTCTTATTTTTATCTCTGGTGACCAATAGGTGTCCATTCTCTTACCAAAAACATCAACTGCACGCCTTTTATGGTCTGGTGATAAATGGGAATATCTCAATGTCATCTCAATGGTCTTGTGCCCCATCAACACCTGCACCGTCCTTATATCTATACCAAACATTACAAGATACGATGCATAAGTATGCCTTAAATCGTGAAAACGAAACTCATTTATACCAGAATTTTTTAATGCTGTCTCGAAGTTTCTTCTAAGATTTATATTTGGCTTACCATCCTTATCACAAAACACGTATGGACTTTCGGGGTCTCTTTGCATTGAACTTAAGGTTTTCATTACAAGATCATCCATATGAACTTCTCGTTTTTCGTTATTCTTTGTTTCTAACAAATAAATAATACCCTTATTTAAATCTATATCCCTCCATTGAAGACCAAGAATCTCACCCCTTCTCATGCCCGTATGCAGTGCAACAATAACAATATTCCTTAAGGCATCATCACAATTATCAAGCAGCCTTCCAATCTCATCCTCTTCAAGATAGCGAAGTCTTTGATTATTTTCTTTTAGGAACTTCACCTTTCTAACAGGGTTATCTTCTGCTCTTTCCCATTCTATTGCTTTATTAAATATAGACTTTAAACACGCAAGCTCTCTATTCACAGTGGCAGGCGACACTTCTTTCCCTCTTTCCATCTTGTATCGTTCAATCATCAATGGGTTTATATTATAAAGATACTTACCGGCGAAATGGGTCGAGAGGTTTTTTATCAGAATTACATCCCTTACTACTACCATAGGCTTTTTGTTTAGACGTGAGTGAAGCTCGAGATAAGTCTCGGAGAAATCTTCAAATTTGATCTTCTCGTTCTTCTTAATGTCCAAGAACTTTCCCTCAGCAATTTCTATCTTCCTCTTTTCCAAAGCAAGTTTAGCAACCCTTTTATTAGGACCTGCCTTCTCTCTTCTTCGTTTACCTCTTACATAATAGTCGATATACCAGCCATCATCTTTTTTAAAAACACCCATTTATCACCTCATCATAATATTGTTTAAGTTGCCGACTGAAGCTATTTTACAACATTTAAAGCTTATTGTCACTATTAATTTACAACGTTTTCCTTCCTCTCCTCAAGCCATGTATCTATCTCTTTTATATCGAATTTTACCAGTCTGCCTATCTTGTAAAATGGGATCTGTCTTTGCCATACCCAACACCTCAAAGTGTTAACGGGAATGTCCAGATAGATAGACAATCCCTCCACCCCTATCAATCTTGCTCTTAATTTCTCTATATTGATAACTTTATTCTTCAATGATAGCCTACTTGTTATCCCTTCGTTTAAATCTATTTGCATATTTACCAAAAAGCATATATAACCCCTCGGTGCTCTTGTCATTCAATCTATCAAATTCATTATTCATCTTCTCTTTGGTAGGCTTCCGGAGATATTTATTTGCAGCTTTTCGCTCCAACTTATTCAACTTGTGAATGTTCTTATGCAATAGCTCCCAGGAAGATTCCCGATGTCTTCTTTGCATAGAGTAAAATAGCTTATGACAGTGGCGACACGCATACTTTTCAAGTCCAGGTGAGTAAAGATCGTTTACCATCTTCATACAGGACGGGCATTGAAAGTACAATCTAACGCCACCAAACTGTGTATTTATTCCCGTGAAATATAACGATGTAGTTATGGAGATCTTATCATCAGAACCTAATGGGGTTATATTAGACGTAATAGAAAGTCTATTGAATTGATTCAGTGCATCTTCCTTGGCGAATTTGCCTTCTTTCAGCATCTGATATACGTTTATCTTTGGGCAATACTCAATTAATTGGCTCATTGGTCTTCTTCCTTAATATTTTGGTTAACTTCTGTGATTTGGCTGTTTTCCTCACTTTTATCCGGCTTTTCTTTAAGTTCTTTTTGGTACTTTCTACCGTCCTTTTTTAGATCCTTGAATAGTTTTCTACGGTACTTCAAGTCTTGATAAAGCTGTTCAAAATCACCTTCGGTAAAGCCCTCAGTGCTCTCTGACGCCATCTTTACTCGTTGTTCAGAGTTCTTCACAGCCTTCTCAAGATAATACATTTCTTCCTCAGACATTCCTCGCTCCCGTTTGGCGAGTTCTAATCTACCGATTGTTTCAATTGTCAATGGGTCAGGGCATTGGGTTCCAAAAGGTCTTTTATTAACATTCATTCTAATGTTCCTTTCCTATATATTCGTATCCACCCATCTTACGTCTACCCCTTATAGGGGGGTAGACTCGTATGAATGAATGGAACTTTCGTTTATATTCGTCTTTTTGGTGTTTATGAACGAATCCCCATAGGGAAAATCTGATACATTTATTTGCGTGTATTGCTCTGACATATACGAATCTAATTATTCGTTTATATTGATGCATAAATGTATCTATAGCTTTGCATGCCATCTTGTATTTTTCCCTTTGCCTGCTTTGAATATTCTACTTTTACTATCAAGTCTTTTTAAGGCTATATCAATTTTTGTCCTTGAGACCTTGCTCTTCTTCAAGTATGTCGTTAATTCGTTGCCAGATTTGGGACACTCCATCAAAGCTTTTAAGACTATTTCCTCGTTCATTGCGGTTTCTTCTGCGTTTTCATCAATATATCGCAATTCAGTAATGGGATATGAATCAGAAACCATATCTAATTCTTCAGATTGAATTCTTGTATAAGAACAATCAAATCCTGGACGATATCTATGAAACACCTTCATTTTGACAACACCATTTGGTTCCTGTTTTATACATAATAAATTCTCCCATTCACCATTAAAAGCTGATGAGCCCCTTAACCAGTTACCATGATAATTAGGCTTTTCAACTTTGTGTCCTGTATGATGGACGATAAGTATTGTGATGTTTTTGTTGCGTATTTCTTCGCGTATTTTGTTAAGAATAGGAGCCATATCCGAAGATGAATTTTCATCGTTCTCATGAGAGCGACTAAAAGTATCAAAAATAACTACATCCGCTTTTGACTTCTCAATATCATCACGTATCTTATCCATGTTAGTAGCAAGATTAATAGCAACAGCATTGGACATATAGAAATTCTTGGGGAAACCTTTACCTTTTAACATATGTTTAACTTTTGCTTTGAGCTCCCCTTGGTGGTCCTCTAATGCAAAATAAAGCACTTTTGATTTTTTAGTCTTGTATTCGCCTAGAAATGGTTTTCCTGTTGTTAGACTGAGTGCTAATTCTATAGCTATAGTTGTTTTTCCCGCCTTAGCTTGTCCTGTTATGAATGCGAGGACTCCCTTACATAGAATATTTTCAATCAACCATTGAACACGTTTATCCTTTATCTTTCCTATGGATTTATATCCAAAACCTTTATTTACTTCTCCAATCATTATCTCCTCGCAATCTATCCCTTATCAGATTTAATGCTTTGTTATACGAATAAATGTTAGTTATTGCTTCTTTGTTTATAAAATCCTTCTCAAGCTTAATGACATCGTTTTTGTACTCTGTCGGGTAACCTATTTTGATGGTTTTGCGAATTGAATTACCCTGGGCAAAGATCTCGCAGCTACAATCTGGAATCTCTGAAAGTATTAAAGCTGCTAACTTTAGCTCCGTTGTTTCGTATGTATGGTTCTGTAATCTTAATTGAATAGTCATTTCCTTATCCTTTCAATCTTGCCTTAAAACAAAAATAGCCAAGACTTTTATCAAATCTTGGCTACCTTTGTATCACAGGTTATGATTTAATTCACAACCACTACAATATTTTTGTGGTTAACCTTTATTTATTCATTAACCCAATTCTTTCCAATGTTTTTTTTAGGACTCCACTATGGTCAGGATAAGGATAGTTTTCTTCCACTATACTATTATTTGCTGCATCTAAAATGCTAAATATTTCTCTTGGTGCATCTGGTTTGCTGAAGTCATAACCAACTATATCCAGTCTTCTCAATAAATTCCTCAAATTCTTTTGTTTTGAATCAACCTTATCATCTAACAAAAAACCTTTCCGCTTAACACTTTCACCTAGTAGGTTAAAGAACTTCGCATCTTCTTCCGCCTGTGCTACCTTTATCCTGTCCTTTACAAAAGAAAAATACAAAAATTCTTTATCAAAAGCAACGAGGTCAAAAATACTTAAATCGCTACCTTTTTTTGCCTTAGCAATTGCAATATCAATAGTCTCTTTATACTTCTCTTCATATTTCTTCCTTTTATACTCAATATACTGCCTATGATACTCATTAACAACGTATAGCAAACTTGAAAACATCAGCTTCTCTTTTTTGCTCTTTGCATTATTACAAGATAATTCTAACCCTCTAATCAAAGTATTATACTCATGACGTTTATTGCCATAAATAAATTCATATACAGACATTACATCTTGTTTTTCTGCACGCTCAAAAAAACAGTTTACACCTACTTTCTTATGCATCGGTGTTCGTGCTTTACGTATTATCTTTTCTTTCCCTGTCTTCGCCATCATATCTCATATCTTATTTTTTACAGTAACATGCTTTTACCCCTATTATACCATACAGATGTTAGCACTCCAAATTTTACGTTAGAAACAATGAAAATCAATAGATATAGGAACAGTTGAAAAATATAAAGATCTAACACTGAGAGATAGTTAATTGACGAGATATATTTCAGCTATCGCAAGATTATTTATTCCTTGGGTAAATAACCTTAATATTTTTTATCCCTGCTGATTCCAGTTGTTGTTTCATGCTATTTATTGTGGGCATTATCATTTTCACAGGAATATCAATGGGTAAACCGGGAACCGGCGAATTTTTGCCGGCTACACCAACAAACGTTACTCTTGTATCAAAACCATCAAGATTTACATAGGAAAGATATACACCCATTACCGGTTGATTACTAAACACTGCGGAAAAATTCTTATCATGCTGATCGCCTGTAGTACTTTCCGATCCAAAGAGAATCCATTTTCCCCATTTTTTTGGATTTGAATTAGCCGTTGCTTTACAAGTATTATGGTTATAAGTCTTTGTTATTATGTTCATAGCGATCTTTTTGCCAGACTTTCCTGTAAGCTCATATATACAAAAAGCATAATAGTTTTTTGCATCACATTCAGCCTGTATTAACGCCAGGTTAATAATAATTGTTACTATAAATAAATAGATTAACTTTTTCATATTATTTCTCCTTGTTTCTTCTTCGCCACTTTTTCCTCACATCTTTAGTTATTATAAAACAAATAAAATATTATGTTTCTCCACATCTCTTGTATATTTAGAACTACAACCCTACCTTAGGAATATATTTCTTTTTAAAACGTCGCCCCTCATCTGAAATATTCTTTATTAACTTACCACTAATATCTCTCAACTCAATCATATACTTATTCCAAGTATCATGATCATTCCTCCTGATCTCAGAAAAATCAACAAATCCTTTATAGATAGTACCATCAAAATCTTTACATATAAGCGAATAGAAACCTGGTCTTGAACATTTAATTTCTGTAATTTCTAGAAGATAAGAGGAGACATCAACATAATCGGTTGATTTATTCTCAAATCCAAAACCTTTAATAAATTCAATTATTTCTATCCTATCTTTCCCGTCGCTAACACCAATTCTAACTTCACATTTTCCTACACCAACAAGTCCACCATCTTTTAACACTTCTACAATAATGGTAAAAGGCGGAAAGGTTTTCAAAAGGGTATCATCACTTTCGCTATGACATGCTGAGCATAAAAAGCTGCTCACCAACACTATTAAAATTAATAAAGATATTAGTTTTCTCATATTATTTCTCCCCATCTCTTGCTGGCTACTTCTTCACGTCTTCCCTCTATTAATCTATTTCTCCACTCCTTTTTAGTAGAACCAAGTTATTTAATCCGCTTTGCTCTGGTAATTACAAAATAACGAGATGTGGACTTACACGATTGAATAAAATCATCTCCTATAACCAATATCTCGACAGCATCATTGCCTGGTTGTCCTATAGCTCTAATTACGGGTGGCATTCCATATGTGGGTTTTCCAGGATGGGAAGAAAGTTGCTTCTGAACGTGATATACCGTATCATCAGGAATAACTTCCTTTTTAGCTAAATCATAAACTCTGGTTCTGGTTATTTTATATTCTTCTACATAATAGGTTATTTCGTAGCTACTCTCACTTTTCTTCATATTTCCATCAGCATAAAAATAGGACTGAACATCCCGAGTCACAATTGTATACGGTTTGAAAGCCGAAGAACCCAAGATTTCATACGTTATTTCCTCTATAGACTTTCGGTGTACCTGGCTATCGGCATAAATGTTAAAAGCAATAAGGTTAAACAAAGAAAAGATAATTATAACAATTACTTTTTTCATGTTATTTCTACTCATCATTTTTATCACTCCCATTCCCGGGGTTATGCCCCGAGTCCCAATCCCATTTGTTTTCCATAGCATTATATTCCTGCTTAGAATTATCAGGTTGATACGACCAATCATTATTCATGGCATTGTATTTCATATTCCAACTGCTATTTTCAGGCACTGTCTCCCAACGATTTTCCATGGCGTTATACTCTTGCTTGCAATATCCATTAAGAGCTAATGGAATCAACACAAGCAAAAATACCAACACCATTAGTTTTTTCATAATGCCCCCTTATTCGTTCTTTCACTTATTCCGCGTTGTCCCTGAGTTGGCATGGTGGGGTTACTGCCATAATATATAACTTTGTTATCAACGAAATACACGTAGGTAATAGTAGGAACTAATTTATAACCAGTAACTTCGCTATACAAACTTTCTCTATACATAAATGACTCTAGAGCTTTACCATCCTGACCTTGGACTGCTCCTGATTGAACAGGATTACCGCACTTTGACAATACTTCTTCTTTTGTCATCCCCAAAGAGAGCTTCGGAGTTACTCTGGAAGTTGTTGCACATCCACTTACCATTATTATAACAGCTATTAAACAGATCAGTCTTTTCATAATATTTTCTCCATAACTTGAAGTTAAGCAATCTAGCTTATCTGCACTCGTTAAAACATTTTTGTTGGTTATCTACTGTTTCTCAGAAAATAATTCCCCAATACTGTCCGCTATCTTACGTGCCGTATCTATGAGAGTATCATGTGCCACATACATTGGATTATGTGGTTGTGGTTGAGTATAAGTGCCGCTCCACAGAATCTTTCCCGTCGTTGTGTCAATAACCCTGGCAGTTGCATTGGCAACAGCCTGACCTTTCATGGTTGAGTTTACAATTACAATGGTTCTTGTCTTTGTAATCTGACCTAATCTCATATATTCTTCGTTATTGAGAATTGTGGAAAAATCTAAACCACGCTTATCAACCATTTGAGATACAGTTGTCCTCTCAACGACATTATATCCCATGCCTAGGAGTTCAGTCGCAATCGCATCAGGAAGCATAAGATTATTTGTTCCGCCAATCTTTGCTGGTACAACAGCAATAGGAATAGATGCATCTATTACATGATGTTGTCGGTAGTAGGTTTTAAGTTGTGGAGTACCTGAACATGAGGAAATGACGAGTGCAATCAAGCAAATGGATGTGATACGACATATTCTCATGATTTTTCTCCTTCAATCCTTTTATATTCAAACTTTATCATTAATAAAGATTTATTTTATTTTCAATTTACCAGAGCTATTACTATATTCTTTTACTCTTCCTCTATTATCAAAGGTCACATAGTCATAGCCATAAAACCACATATTACTAATTATACTTGTTGGCGTTCCCTGTATACGCCTAACATCTGCTTTTGTATAGCCAATTGCAAATTGTGGGGATTGACTATTAATTTGTGATTCTAACTGTTGTTTACGAGCCAGTAACTGTTCCTTAGATAATGAACTTAAATCAGGCTGCTGAGATTGATTTTTACCAAATAATATATTATCTAATTCTGCATCCCTTGAACTTTGCTGCTGTTGCGTTGTAGTAGTTGGAGTCATGGATGGTTGTTCGCTTTGCACATTACCAAACAACATTTGCTCTACTTCTGCATCAGAAAATTTATTCTGTTGACTATGGTTAGTTATAATAACATAAACAATACTCACCGCTATAGCTATGCATACTAAGGAGATAATTATATGCAATACAACCTTTGCATACTTATATCTTAAAAGAAATACAGCTATTGAACTCAGAAGAACAATACCTATTGCAATATTTAAATTATTCTTATTTACCATATAAACAACAATGGAAAGAATCAGACCCGCAATAGAGTATATTTTCTGGCTTAAATTGAACTTATCAAAATCTATTTTCATTATTTCTCCCTTATCTTTCACGAACAACTACTTCTTCCTGCTATCAAAATAATCTAATATGTAATACAACAACGAACCCAGCTCACAAAGAATTACTACTGCTATTATTCCAGGTAGATAATATATTATATTTTCTACGATAATTGGATTTTCAATAATCTCATTAAGATTGGTATTTTTAATAAACAAACACACTAGTATAATGATTACTGAAACGCAAAGTCCTATAAATACTTTGAAAGCTCTATTCTTTGAAAAGGGATTAACCTTATAATCAGAGAACAAATATAGTGCTAATACAGTAGCTGATATCAAACCAACCATTCCTGCCATATATTTTGGGGAAGAGGTTGTCAAAGAAGCATAAGTAACTAACAATATTAATCCCAGAAAGATAAAGCCAATTACTACTTGGATGTTATTTAGTTTCATATCTTGCCCCTATTACCATGTTTGTATCACTTGTTAACAAAACTCTATATCTTTACTTTCTGTCTGAAGCTCCCAGTATGAGCCCGACAATTCCAGAAAAATTTAAGCTAAACTCACACTCTTAAAAAACCCCATTTTGCGATAGCCATGCAATAATAACTATTAAAGCAATAATGGTTAATGGCCATATAAGACCTAATAATGCTCCTATTATTGCCGCTGGAATCCATCCAAAACAAACACCACCAAATAAACCATAAGTAGCTATTGCATAAATATAAACTGGAATAAATACAATTACTGCTGTTATCCAAAAACCAATCTTATACATCAAATTTCTCCCTTCTTTATTCTGTCTGCTTTCCTCTATCCATGTATCTATGTCCTCTTGTCTAAAACGTATTAGTCTTCCTATCTTGTAATAGGGAAGTTTATTACTATTTATGTAACATATTTATAGTATACTTTTTACAATATTCGGAAATAAGAGGGTGCATTCGTTCTGGAAGTTCAAAAGGTTGATATTTACCATTACTAAACTCTATATGCGATTCCCGCCAAAGAGTTGTTTTAGTTAAAAAGATTTGTTTAATTTCGGAAATAGAAATAAAGAAAGCATCTTTTGTTTGCGAAAGCACATCGTTTAATTTTGAAGAATCAGGCGGTATCATATGCTCAGCTTTACTTTCAAGAGCTTTTCGTTTAATGCTGCGTGCTATTAATGATGGAACAATCCCTACAGACATCCAAACATCAGCATTTGGCAATTTGGAAAGTTTTGACCTAGGCCAAGGTATGAAGTATATGCCTTCTGAAAGAAAGAACCAGTCCCCTATCGCATCACGACCTAAATCACCTATAGTTGCCATGCCTCTAGTATGTAGAATGTCTTTCTTTGCATCTTTTTCAAATAATTCTCCACAATGTTTGCATTTAATTGCCTCATCTTGTATTTCTTCTGCACAAAATTTACACTTTTTCATTTTTAACCTCTTATATAAAATATTCTCATTTATTCAAAACTATTTCTCAAAAGAAAATAATTTTATCTCGTCATTATCAACATTAGTTAATCTTATATCCAGAGTTTCGCCGTCTTTCATTCTATCCAAAAACACTACTCCGTTTAAAAGACCATTAGGGGACACTCTTTCATCCTTTATTTCCTTATACATATAATCATTCTTCATGCTTTTATTCGCATTAGATGATCCAACTCCGTCAACAACTGCAGGTATTAATAATGGCCAGATAAATATTCCAGCAACACCGTAGGTTGTAGCTCTTCCAGCAGTATTAAATGAACACTTCTCAGCTACTTCTTCAGCCGGGGCAGTTTGCTTACTCATCATTCGTTTCTTGAACCCATAAGTGTTTGTTGTTCTATTATCAACTAATATATAAACAGGTTGGTAATTCTTATGAACATCTTCTACTCCGAAAACATCCTTTGATTCTTTAGCGTCTAAGAACTTAGCTGCCACTTTAAGCCCATCTTGATTCTGATATGCATCATATGTGGTTACATCCGTAGATGGTAATCTACTAGCATTATAACCCGCACATCCCTGCATTAATAATACAACTACTGCTACTACCATACATATTGATTGTTTCATTTTAATTCCTCTCCTTTTGCAGATACTCTTGTATCCTTGCTTTTGCTAATCTTGACGGATTGAAACCTCTCTCCCATCTGCTAATGGTAAAGACAGAAACACCTATCTGTTTTGCGACATCTTCCTGAGATAACTCTTTTTCTTTACGGTGATCTAGTAATCTTTTAATGGAATCTTCCACAACAGCCTCCTCTTCCTATGTCTTGTTCGTATGATGTTCCCCCTTTCACAAGCCTCTATAATAGACACTACTAGTAATATGTCAAGTATTATGACAAAAAGAGAAGGGGTTTTACCCCCTCCATCCACATTGTATAGTTATCTACTATTGTGCTTTCTTCTTATCGGCTATCTAACTATCTATCATAAAGTTTGCGTATTGCTATTTGGTTTCTTTCCAACCAGGGATTTCCCCTCGCTCTTGGACTGCATTGACGAACTCATGGTAGATGTCGGATACACTGTCCTAAAGAAAGTTCTTCCTCGCTTACCGTCTTTGTCTATCTCCGCCATTTGGTACCTTGTGCTCACCAAATATTCCGTTATCTCTTCAGCACAATATGGGCATTTCTTCATATCATTCTCCTCATCTCAGCTACGATCTACTATTCCTTTAATATCCTCATACATGGTTTGAGATGATGTTATCTCATCCATTCTACCGCCGTAATAACCATATAACAAACTGACT of Candidatus Ancaeobacter aquaticus contains these proteins:
- a CDS encoding transposase family protein — encoded protein: MKSIPDPRDPTKITYPLPLIIWLGCLMFLTKVESRRQVTWRFKSDRFLKHLNYLGQAECENVPHGDTLKYSMSRVQPEALSGLREKMVKRILRMRCLEQYRLLGRYWLVAIDGTGQYWFKEKHCEKCLVKEIRPGVKIYYHHVLEAKLIFYNGLSLSLETEFIEKQPDKKKQDCEYNAFFRLAKRLKKTYPQLKICLSMDSLYANRPVMDLCKQNRWSYVITFKKGSMPDVYDWYGRIKKLHPENKSKLRFKEGIIQHYAWVSPLEHYSEDRIFHVLECDEDKRNGKKTKYVWLTDIPITQKNHQQIANYGGRLRWKIENQGFNMQKNGGYRLEHLYSTNERAMKNFYLLLQIAHFINQLIEKGSLLKKSFANGLGSIRNIAHQLLEDLRCIELDPSCLNVKFQIRMDSS
- a CDS encoding site-specific integrase — protein: MGVFKKDDGWYIDYYVRGKRRREKAGPNKRVAKLALEKRKIEIAEGKFLDIKKNEKIKFEDFSETYLELHSRLNKKPMVVVRDVILIKNLSTHFAGKYLYNINPLMIERYKMERGKEVSPATVNRELACLKSIFNKAIEWERAEDNPVRKVKFLKENNQRLRYLEEDEIGRLLDNCDDALRNIVIVALHTGMRRGEILGLQWRDIDLNKGIIYLLETKNNEKREVHMDDLVMKTLSSMQRDPESPYVFCDKDGKPNINLRRNFETALKNSGINEFRFHDLRHTYASYLVMFGIDIRTVQVLMGHKTIEMTLRYSHLSPDHKRRAVDVFGKRMDTYWSPEIKIRSEIKSIDNCNTLISSAV
- a CDS encoding helix-turn-helix domain-containing protein — encoded protein: MKNKVINIEKLRARLIGVEGLSIYLDIPVNTLRCWVWQRQIPFYKIGRLVKFDIKEIDTWLEERKENVVN
- a CDS encoding AAA family ATPase; the encoded protein is MIGEVNKGFGYKSIGKIKDKRVQWLIENILCKGVLAFITGQAKAGKTTIAIELALSLTTGKPFLGEYKTKKSKVLYFALEDHQGELKAKVKHMLKGKGFPKNFYMSNAVAINLATNMDKIRDDIEKSKADVVIFDTFSRSHENDENSSSDMAPILNKIREEIRNKNITILIVHHTGHKVEKPNYHGNWLRGSSAFNGEWENLLCIKQEPNGVVKMKVFHRYRPGFDCSYTRIQSEELDMVSDSYPITELRYIDENAEETAMNEEIVLKALMECPKSGNELTTYLKKSKVSRTKIDIALKRLDSKSRIFKAGKGKNTRWHAKL
- a CDS encoding DUF2845 domain-containing protein, with the translated sequence MKRLICLIAVIIMVSGCATTSRVTPKLSLGMTKEEVLSKCGNPVQSGAVQGQDGKALESFMYRESLYSEVTGYKLVPTITYVYFVDNKVIYYGSNPTMPTQGQRGISERTNKGAL
- a CDS encoding helix-turn-helix transcriptional regulator gives rise to the protein MEDSIKRLLDHRKEKELSQEDVAKQIGVSVFTISRWERGFNPSRLAKARIQEYLQKERN